A stretch of Grus americana isolate bGruAme1 chromosome 24, bGruAme1.mat, whole genome shotgun sequence DNA encodes these proteins:
- the FAM118B gene encoding protein FAM118B isoform X2 translates to MASTVSLGKETLLEDGMPPAKKPRKLLPSLKTKKPRELVLVIGTGISAAVAPQVPALKSWKGLIQALLDAAIDFDLLEDEESKRFQKCLHEDKNLVHVAHDLIQKLSPRTSNVRSTFFKDCLYEVFDDLESKMEDSGKQLLQSVLHLMENGALVLTTNFDNLLELYAAHQGKHLESLDLTDEKKVLEWAQEKRKLSVLHIHGVYTNPSGIVLHPAGYQNVLRNTEVMALFLEAVKHKSDLEHFMLVRRGDVDEFKKLRENMLDKGIKVISYGDEYADLPEYFERLTSEIAMRGRTGLPKEGQQLNGSAAAHAEIKGCSA, encoded by the exons ATGGCTTCTACGGTGAGCCTGGGTAAAGAAACATTGTTGGAAGATGGAATGCCACCTGCAAAAAAGCCCAG GAAGCTGTTGCCAAGCCTCAAAACCAAGAAGCCTCGGGAACTTGTTTTGGTGATCGGGACAGGAATCAGTGCGGCAGTTGCTCCCCAGGTCCCAGCACTGAAGTCTTGGAAAGGGTTAATCCAGGCCCTCCTGGATGCTGCTATTGACTTTGATCTCCTGGAAGACGAAGAGAGCAAACGGTTTCAAAAGTGTCTCCATGAAGACAAGAACTTGGTTCACGTTGCCCATGACCTCATCCAGAAGCTGTCTCCG CGCACAAGCAATGTTCGCTCAACCTTTTTCAAAGACTGTTTATACGAGGTGTTTGATGACCTGGAATCTAAAATGGAAGATTctgggaagcagctgcttcagtCTGTGCTTCACTTAATGGAAAACGGGGCACTTGTGTTAACCACAAACTTTGATAACCTGCTGGAACTGTACGCAGCACACCAGGGGAAGCATCTGGAGTCTCTTGACCTAACTGATGAAAAGAAG GTGCTGGAGTGGGCGCAAGAGAAGAGGAAGCTTAGTGTCCTGCATATCCACGGCGTTTACACCAACCCCAGTGGCATAGTGCTCCATCCGGCTGGGTACCAGAACGTGCTGCGCAACACAGAGGTCATG GCCCTGTTTTTAGAGGCTGTGAAGCACAAGTCAGACCTGGAGCACTTCATGCTCGTCCGGAGGGGAGACGTGGATGAGTTTAAGAAGCTCCGTGAGAACATGCTAGACAAAGGGATCAAAGTGATTTCCTATGGAGATGAATATGCAGACCTGCCCGAGTACTTTGAGAGGCTGACGAGCGAGATCGCCATGCGGGGACGAACAG GCCTGCCTAAGGAGGGACAACAGCTGAacggctctgctgctgcccacgCCGAGATCAAAG GATGCAGCGCTTGA
- the FAM118B gene encoding protein FAM118B isoform X1: MASTVSLGKETLLEDGMPPAKKPRKLLPSLKTKKPRELVLVIGTGISAAVAPQVPALKSWKGLIQALLDAAIDFDLLEDEESKRFQKCLHEDKNLVHVAHDLIQKLSPRTSNVRSTFFKDCLYEVFDDLESKMEDSGKQLLQSVLHLMENGALVLTTNFDNLLELYAAHQGKHLESLDLTDEKKVLEWAQEKRKLSVLHIHGVYTNPSGIVLHPAGYQNVLRNTEVMREIQKLYENKSFLFLGCGWTVDDTTFQALFLEAVKHKSDLEHFMLVRRGDVDEFKKLRENMLDKGIKVISYGDEYADLPEYFERLTSEIAMRGRTGLPKEGQQLNGSAAAHAEIKGCSA; encoded by the exons ATGGCTTCTACGGTGAGCCTGGGTAAAGAAACATTGTTGGAAGATGGAATGCCACCTGCAAAAAAGCCCAG GAAGCTGTTGCCAAGCCTCAAAACCAAGAAGCCTCGGGAACTTGTTTTGGTGATCGGGACAGGAATCAGTGCGGCAGTTGCTCCCCAGGTCCCAGCACTGAAGTCTTGGAAAGGGTTAATCCAGGCCCTCCTGGATGCTGCTATTGACTTTGATCTCCTGGAAGACGAAGAGAGCAAACGGTTTCAAAAGTGTCTCCATGAAGACAAGAACTTGGTTCACGTTGCCCATGACCTCATCCAGAAGCTGTCTCCG CGCACAAGCAATGTTCGCTCAACCTTTTTCAAAGACTGTTTATACGAGGTGTTTGATGACCTGGAATCTAAAATGGAAGATTctgggaagcagctgcttcagtCTGTGCTTCACTTAATGGAAAACGGGGCACTTGTGTTAACCACAAACTTTGATAACCTGCTGGAACTGTACGCAGCACACCAGGGGAAGCATCTGGAGTCTCTTGACCTAACTGATGAAAAGAAG GTGCTGGAGTGGGCGCAAGAGAAGAGGAAGCTTAGTGTCCTGCATATCCACGGCGTTTACACCAACCCCAGTGGCATAGTGCTCCATCCGGCTGGGTACCAGAACGTGCTGCGCAACACAGAGGTCATG cGAGAGATTCAGAAGCTGTATGAAAATAAGTCATTCCTGTTCTTGGGCTGTGGTTGGACTGTTGATGACACCACGTTTCAGGCCCTGTTTTTAGAGGCTGTGAAGCACAAGTCAGACCTGGAGCACTTCATGCTCGTCCGGAGGGGAGACGTGGATGAGTTTAAGAAGCTCCGTGAGAACATGCTAGACAAAGGGATCAAAGTGATTTCCTATGGAGATGAATATGCAGACCTGCCCGAGTACTTTGAGAGGCTGACGAGCGAGATCGCCATGCGGGGACGAACAG GCCTGCCTAAGGAGGGACAACAGCTGAacggctctgctgctgcccacgCCGAGATCAAAG GATGCAGCGCTTGA